A single window of Dermochelys coriacea isolate rDerCor1 chromosome 14, rDerCor1.pri.v4, whole genome shotgun sequence DNA harbors:
- the LOC119843062 gene encoding olfactory receptor 5B21-like — MQLMEKGGAENQTYVTEFILLGFGDLPELQILLFLVFLVIYIVTMAGNILIIALVVTDQHLHTPMYYFLGNLSCLETCYTSALLPRMLASLLTGDRTISVQGCMTQFFFFCFLTTTECYLLAAMSYDRYLAICKPLHYGTSMNGKLCLQLAAGCWISGFLPCTIMMCFMSQLIFCGPNEMDHFFCDLTPMLKLSCSDTSQMMLILYIFSFPDAVSPFLLILTSYVCIVSTILRIPSTTRRQKAFSTCFSHLIVVTLFYGTIMIVYMVPKSSNLRVLNKVFSVCYTVLTPLTNPLIYSLRNREVKEALRKAVRKCLALTKDSD; from the coding sequence ATGCAGCTCATGGAGAAAGGAGGTGCGGAAAATCAAACATATGTGACAGAATTCATCCTCCTGGGGTTTGGGGATCTCCCTGAACTGCAGATCCTTCTCTTCTTGGTTTTCCTAGTGATCTATATTGTGACCATGGCAGGAAACATCCTCATCATTGCTCTGGTTGTGACTGATCAGCACcttcacacccccatgtactACTTCCTGGGGAACTTGTCCTGCCTAGAAACCTGCTACACTTCTGCCCTCCTGCCCAGGATGCTGGCCAGTCTCCTGACTGGGGACAGAACCATTTCTGTGCAGGGCTGCATgacacagttttttttcttttgttttctaacaACTACAGAGTGTTATCTCCTGGCGGCAATGTCTTATGATCGGTATTTAGCCATATGCAAACCACTGCACTATGGAACCTCTATGAATGGCAAGTTGTGCCTCCAGCTAGCAGCTGGGTGTTGGATAAGTGGATTTCTACCTTGTACAATAATGATGTGTTTTATGTCACAATTAATTTTCTGTGGCCCCAATGAAATGGACCATTTCTTTTGTGATCTCACCCCAATGCTAAAGCTCTCCTGCAGTGACACCAGCCAGATGATGCTGATTCTTTATATATTTTCCTTCCCAGATGCAGTTTCTCCCTTTCTATTAATCTTGACATCCTATGTTTGTATCGTTAGCACCATCCTGAGAATCCCTTCCACCACCAGGAGGCAAAAGGCCTTTTCCACCTGCTTCTCTCACCTCATCGTGGTAACACTTTTCTATGGGACCATAATGATTGTCTACATGGTACCAAAATCCAGCAACCTGAGAGTCCTGAACAAAGTGTTCTCTGTCTGCTACACAGTCCTGACTCCCCTGACCaatcccctcatctacagcctgagaaacaGAGAGGTCAAGGAGGCCCTGAGAAAAGCTGTCAGGAAATGTCTGGCCCTCACAAAGGATTCAGACTAG